Below is a genomic region from Carassius carassius chromosome 50, fCarCar2.1, whole genome shotgun sequence.
tttccaatacatttgtgcaacgtttggtgcaaaatgaaaatgaaaattaaattacataattttcatttgccatttcatacaccagttttaatatgtaaaatgaatactaattttaacgctttataagttgcaaaattaaaatgaaaatgtattacagaaatgattagatatgtataacatgatcaagcaaaaactgtggcaaaattatcatttaaatgctatttttcttaaatgcattaacactcacattcaagacacttacgattgcattttcattcaatgtcccgcaatgaatgtagcaaaattcaatgtgcacattgaaaatgcattccgagccgatcacgtgtccgccccctcctgccatgtcaatcactgcgtgaacaaggcggggcttgcaggaggtcaagagactcaaatctcaattagaacattcaagtgagagaacgtggacaagacagttggcccgtgtacgttttgatcatttcggtttatggcttcaatatttcattcgcacttgtgggcagagctgaaatgctgcttttATCTGAttctgcttggtcttaaagcctgccgcaaacatccacgatcacaaataacaatgattttcgtaaaataatgattaattattaatcgatgatttgttattatcattatggtcttgtgaaaataatgaatacaaagagtagtgctgctgagtgctggtatgtttcagcccagtacctaacacaccgttcctcagagccaaaacacagaccgaattctgttcagctggagggggttgggttttggctaGTTAtgcatggcttgtgggggtcgagataaaggtgtgaattgctctttcatatggacagtgtcttatgaggctttcacttgctgaactggtttatataggactgttgttttggttatattcacagtgctggctctcttcgatgagagaaatgcaacattcacagatttgacaattcgttttcatttaaaaaacatttcaagctttctgtagatatatttttaatgtacctatgtgagacaccacgatattatgttaattaaaaaatgatacattcattatcatgaaaaaattgatgagacggcgcctccctgtcattaatgcagaTTAATAtcttttgcacaaacacttgaatatgagcttcttatcacgagtaaaattcatgccaacagccaacatatttagcttgatcagaaggttgactgcaagagtcgagcggggtgttaagagtttgtctgtttcttttactgattattttcgggttaaagcatgatataaacagattcacactcgcttttgcaataatgcgttcaaacaaatgtaatcttacagtgctactacattatcagcatgctatctgattttgaaatcttgaagaagttaatcgatctgtttagataaaataactgacaaaaatatactgttattttcatcacaaacaaaattttcacagcagaaagcagcaattaaagatgtaatgcttacaatgttattagtttggcatgtgacatagggaaaaaagtttacacaaaatagcttaagccactttgaaactctcctgttatttttttattattattattttatatgctttgttatgaacataacatttcaaacatactgaaatactttattcacggagtgaggccggagcgtgtttctggtatcagtgagcatggaggggaagttgttgcttctcacagactcagacagacacagacagtgactgctctatttacaaataagttctataagaaaaaagttctataagaaaaaaaaaaactaaaccagcggcataatgagatggaaatataaactagaaaaaatattaacaggtcctccatccatgacactgactcacagtggagctggcagttttaatctgaacagctcttaaagctgagtggatggttagatgcatgatgggctagtattaaaaaaaataaaataataaattaaaaaaataaaggtctttccagcatttaggtataacagtactgtttttttttaaatcatcttgttgcagttataaatttgactgctaaatgaatgataaagaactatattaaaacttgttttgtaaaatttcttcgtcatttgaatattgatttaaaaatcggtttaaatcatcaGATCAGattttcagattcagattttctttttctaaaataaaaaaaaactgggatttttttaggccatatgatgttaccctactttaaaagcaagtaaagaaggttccctttaaaatcactttagttgtcaattactaaagttttttttacattgtgtgaatgttgttgattataatgagagaacttgagtttaattgtgaggacgttttattaattctttagagtttcaaagatttaatcgtgcaggtttaattttattcatttcttgttttaggcaaattaggcctaaataatgggaacgaaattatacagtgcttcacatttaaacatgcaacaatttcttaatcagtttacagacaaatgtcttttccccaataagttatgtcaaaataaaggacaggtaacgaataacaaaaatgcatgttgttttattaaaggaaaaaatatatttatatttaaaatataaattaaaatataggcataatatattaaaatattgacattttgcatattaatccatgtagcctacccccctaaaatacgctaccacttttaatgctcagatgcaaagtaaaccacaatttcttttgaataatataacggataattaatataatataaataatacagcacaccttttaaatgtgtcaaatctaaaatatggttttataccatgtagcttagaaaatataagcacagactcaggcacaggcttgacatttaacctgcttgaattcgttctaagaaatgcacataacttgataaataccaaactttcatatgtgaatattaaatattaaatatattaaatatttaaactatagtgtttttctgtcattttccgtgactgaagcagtcaaatgtaacacataagCAAGGCAAAACTGAAGTCTATTTGCGAatatgtgctttgatgcgcttgtttgataacttgtggttaaagcgccactcagcggtcaaaagctgcaaatgtacTTTATACCACCGCCGCCGCAGTACGTGCGGCAGTAAAAGAGGCGTTTTCGATGTCTAATTAGtgtacatcccaaattgaatattgctacccatatgcttccatatttgacaggatgaaacagttcacagagctgttcacgagctgcgcatgtgcTGCTAAAAGCGCcgcgctcgcgcgctgctgtgggaggaacttcagtgaacgagaaatgagtCTTTTACTATCTATGGTCATtggattacgtaaacgagaacaattcgttcacctaaaagatttgttcatgaaCGTACCATCATAGTccaattacctatagcctatattgataaggttacgatacgaaggtataagtagcaacgtaacttccatgatgtccccgatgcgcggggcgggtcaagaaattttacttaatttgcggggtgggctggggcgggccaaataatttcataaaagcgggacccaaGGGTTGGAAAAAAAACCCGACTCGCGCATCACTAGCACACGCGCAATATTTTATAGGTTCTGTTTcgctagtagtaattcacctgtgtcagtcaatccggtcttgagccggaaagagaattgattagttcatagttcaggtctatcgggtctttgactcattccttaatcacgtgacatacCCATACGTTAAaccaatgcagtattgagccggaaagagaattgattagttcatctttcgggttgttcgttcttttgtcacatgacgggacaacattggctagagtaattagttaatttacaacttTCCTTACAAATAGGTGCATCGTACTTTATAATTACTGGTTATGCTTTAAATTGTTcatatgatggcgaaatcactttgataaagtttttttttttacagtggattctaatcttcaatgACCTTGTATGATTTGtctgagttcacccttcagattagacttcagaactgtagtgttacttgtttaggattcaacatgttatttgcttttgtcattatgtcctttttgagcaatcttcttgtacatattagaccaaaatgtcaagtttacctaggaaaagcaattataccagcaaactcaaaattagattaaaaatgaacaaactagtctgtactttgtattgtaggcttggattattatatagcctagtgtttatttactgatagacagtcaaaaagacaaattaatcaatatttcatttataacagggctttatttataaagtaccacagatcctgaagaaaccgtaacaaaaacacagtgacagaaatagcgtatggggctgtcacatgattaaggaatgacttgaacccgaagacttttcagacaagaggtgagctaatcacagactgaagacccaggtaaaaaaaaaactcgaATTGGTctcttctgtatcttatagcatcttagttttgtattgtttgtagtgtgatcaactagacatgttggggaagtaacacgtaacatattacatttagctaaaatgaacgaaactaGATTTCTTCGTTTTGCTGAAAAAGACACAAAAGTctgagtcagtaaaatgatccgaacttcccatcactattgtATTGCCAGATTCTCGGCAACACACAGCTCTACTCATTTTGGTTACACCATGTCAAATTGGTCACACTTGGTCATTACTCTTTTGGTATGGTCTGTTGCATTCAAACTGCACCAGAGTTTGTTTGTAAGTGGACGGAGACCCATCTTTTTAGTGATCTCTATCCACTTTTGCTTTTGGTGTGCGTACCAGAGTTTGGATGGCAGCATTTACACTCAAATGTACCATACTAACAGCAATCACACCAGGGTTTTTAAACTAACCAAACATTACAAGTGTGAGTGCACCCTTAAAAGAaacggatttaaaaaaaaaaaaggcaccagACACCAACTCTTCAGATAATTTTAATTTGAGGCTGCTGGGGAGACAGACCAGAAACCTTCTAAACAGTTTaagcaaacagggaaaacatgccATATGAATAAAGTACTGAATTGAAGAGATCTCCTGCAAGTATTATGCAAAATGCCCATGACCATTTCATGGACCACGTCTCCAACCACATCCACGACCCCGTCCCCGATCAcatccctgaccgcttccctgtccctgaccttgaccgctaccctgtccctgaccactaccctgtccactaccctgtccctgaccttgaccgctaccctgtccctgaccgctagcctgaccacttccctgaccgctaccctgtccctgaccgctaccctgtccctgaccttgaccgctaccctgaccacttccctgaccgctaccctgtccacttccctgaccgctaccctgtccttgaccttgaccgctaccctgaccgctaccctgtccctgaccttgaccgctaccctgaccacttccctgaccgctaccctgtccacttccctgaccgctaccctgtccttgaccttgaccgctaccctgaccacttccctgaccgctaccctgtccctgaccacttccctgaccgctaccttgtccctgaccttgaccgctaccctgaccacttccctgaccaaaaCCGCTTACCTGACCGTAACCGCTTACCTGACcgtaaccgcttccctgaccgcttccctgaccgtaaccacttccctgaccgcttccctgaccgtaaccacttccctgaccgtaacgcttccctgaccgcttccctgaccgtaacCGCTaacctgaccgcttccctgaccgtaaccgcttccctgaccataaccgctaccctgaccgtaaccgctaccctgaccgtaaccgctaccctgaccacttccctgaccttgaccacttccctgaccttgaccataaCCACTTCCCTGACTGTAACCACTACCCTGACCTTGACCAtatccgcttccctgaccataaccgctaccctgaccacttccctgaccagttTCCGGACCGCTTTCCTGATCACTTTCCTGATCACTTTGTTCACTACATGCATGGCCACAGGTGGTTGGGCAACACttctgtgtggcaggacactggccatcatggaaACAGAGGTCAGCACATTCTGGAACGCGCTTCGGTTTGGGACACTGACCCGGCTTCACTGCATGGACACAGATAGCAACCATTAGTCTGTGTATATAGACTGTATGCCACGTCAAAATACAGCAACAAACATGAACAACAAATTTTACCTACAGCGTAAATTCTAATTACTCTTTTTGTAAAGCCATCCAAAGGGATTTAAAGGTGGGGTATGTATTTTCAAAAATGCTTTAGAAAGCAAAGTTGGGCAGAGTGGCAaaaacttgtagccaatcagcagtaaggggcatGTCTACTCATGAATGGGGAGGAGAGATCACTCAGTGCATACAACTGACATTAGACGAGTGACCGatggattaaaaatgaataagCCAGAGGAAGACATCTGCGGAACAAAAGAATGCTTAAGATAAGGCAAGTATGACCTTTGTAAATATTGGATCAGCTTTCCAGGGCTGGAGAGAACAAATAGCTATGCACCTGTGGGCAGAGCTATTAAAATAGAGGATTTTTTAAAATCTGCATTGGCTACCAGAAATCACTTATCCAATATTTAATTCAAACCTACTTTTGATAAAGGCAAAATCATCCCAAAACAATGACCAATACCTGTATAAGGAGCTGTACAGTAATTTCCACTTCCATTGCCGCAGCACTTCTCATCGTTGGGACAGTCAGAGTCACCGTTACAGGACCCATTAAACAAGCTTCCAGATGTTTGAGGGGGACACTCTCCTGGCTTTGCTGTTATACATACATGTCAAAGAGCATCACTGAGGGCACTTCCATTCACTTGGTGACATCATGAAAAgtttttttccaggttttaagtTCTACAATCAGCAAGGTTTTGGTAAGCCTTATCTAGCAAGTGTCTGAGAAAATAAGAGCATCGGATTTTGTGCTCTTAGTGATGTGGCAAACCAAAGCAGGGGTCAGACTCACAAATCTTAAACATAACTTATGATAAATTCCAAGAAGTTCGTAAGAAGATTCTTAAGCGCAATGGAGTTCTCATGTTCTGAACACCTGAATTCTTAAATTATGAGTGAACATGTGACGCACTGATAAACATCTTTTTGCACTTCCTGCTGATTGGGTTAATATGTTTCTGAAAAAGAGGTAACTTACTCAGTAACATACTCAGAGAGGTAACATACTCAGAGTCAGTTTCTgtggtaacttactctatgaacctaacctggttccAGAGTTTCTTGCGGTCTCCTCCCAAAAGCGTAAGCGATGTTTAAATACCTCATTCACTCTGCTAAAATGCTTTTCTTAcagagtacaaatatctaaaaagtTCTGACGTTGAGATGCAGTTTCTATAGatacaatttttacaattatataagGTATTTAGTTTCCTAAGGGGAAAACAagtgcatttaaatgcattttacgtAACACGTAAAATTGTCTGCCGTAAGGTAAGGAAAATTATCTTAATTCAAACAGAAACAAGCATGTTTTGAATTTCTTATCCTACTGGCAGATAAttagcaaaataagaaaaatgcatcttgatttaagaatatttagatattttgacTGGAAACAGGACAAAAATTcttagaaaagcatttttttgcagTGAACGTTCTTTGAACATATTTTCATCATGCAGATATGGTCAAAGTGACAAAAAAGGTATCTCCTTTAATACGGGATCCCATAGACGAGGAGGCTGAATAAAtttgtagagtttttttttttttttttttttgataaaattgATAACATGAATATCAATTCAATTACTTAACCTTTTTATCTCTGAATATTATAACAGTCTTGTTggaaactgaaatattattcagTTATTATTCATAGTaatcaaattaatacaaataaacacattatctGGATTGACATGAGTATacacaaataattaaaagacaagtATGAACTGTAAGAAACTGGGACTTAGCTAGTTGAATATAGCATGATAATACTCGCCCTCAAAgggcctgtttacacctggtcacttcATGCTTTTTCTCTGATAGGATAGCAATCGAATCCTGAAAAGACTAtgtgtaaatgccctccgaaacaCTTTCGACAtagatttaaatccgattgatCAAACCACTTCAGAAGGTGGTCTGGGGCGCATTCCACACAAAACTGGAAAAGCTAGTGTAAATACATCCGGCTGTTAAAAGCATAAATGTCAGTTTTACTCCTCCTAAAAATGTTAAAGGGttaatatgatgcaatttcaacttttgctttctcttttgagtgttacaaAGAGATACCCAAAGAGATATACTTTATAAAAGTTAGGACTTGTCCgcgccctcctaaaatggctcatgaACCCCCACacatgtcacgatgtgggaagatttgcataatgccgcccaaatgttcacgcaaacaaAGAAGGTGTAACCTTTGATTCTCACTGTTGCCACCGGTGCCTTTAaaagacaatgcatccattataatgatacacatctgaTTTCTCTCAACGGTTTATTTTTCACACTTAACTAACAGtttttttcgaacacactttccaagatgggtattttgacatattttgtgtgtatttgtcagTACAAAAGCAAGAGTTGTTTCTTTATAAACAGAGAAGAAGATTTAGAGAAGCACATTGTTTTGTTATGACTATacccaaataaaagtagaccctttgcagtttCATAGATCATCTTATTt
It encodes:
- the LOC132133708 gene encoding chondroitin proteoglycan-2-like, whose amino-acid sequence is MRSQVGMMTARLYCSLIAVLCCLSGYLSITDVTEGQTAAKPGECPPQTSGSLFNGSCNGDSDCPNDEKCCGNGSGNYCTAPYTVKPGQCPKPKRVPECADLCFHDGQCPATQKCCPTTCGHACSEQSDQESDQESGPETGQGSGQGSGYGQGSGYGQGQGSGYSQGSGYGQGQGSGQGQGSGQGQGSGQGSGQGQGSGQGQGQGSGQGCDRGRGRGCGWRRGP